One window of Paroedura picta isolate Pp20150507F chromosome 2, Ppicta_v3.0, whole genome shotgun sequence genomic DNA carries:
- the DDB2 gene encoding DNA damage-binding protein 2, giving the protein MTSEKQSKNKKRLKIFDYPSEKEAKLTGKRKRDQAELENELQTRKLLVRRISKLPEKIGQTFHASIIRNTGVPFHQQEMQKSIVHYIYQNVLGSSIGTKLKKCLQVPFIRSLNSYRLFRTASPFDRRVTCLEWHPAHPSTVAVGSKGGDIMLWDYEVLNKTCFIKGMGAGGSITGMKFNPFNPSELYTSSVAGTTVLQDFNGNTIQVFTSTDDWDFWYCSVDVSAICRTVVTGDNVGNVTLLSMGGEKIWSLKLHKRKVTHVEFNPRSDWLLATASVDQTVKIWDLRNIKDKTSYLHALPHDKAVNAACFSPTNGSKLLTTDQHSEIRVYSSSDWSKPQHLIPHPHRQFQHLTPIKATWHPRYDLIVAGRYPDPKFPGYTADELRTVDIFDGDSGEMVCQLYDPNASGIISLSKFNPMGDTLASGMGFNILIWSREEMVTRKQECLMQAMAEQGIGGRSLSRQRGQRQSNTGTSRLKTKLLSLDFEGSKTKSKEHPLQKKQRGKNLED; this is encoded by the exons ATGACCTCTGAGAAGCAGTCAAAGAACAAGAAACGGTTGAAAATCTTTGATTATCCTTCAGAAAAGGAGGCAAAATTAACTGGGAAAAGAAAACGAGATCAAGCGGAGCTGGAAAATGAACTACAAACAAGGAAATTGCTTGTCAGAAGAATCTCCAAGCTTCCAGAGAAAATAG GTCAAACTTTCCATGCCTCCATAATCAGAAACACAGGAGTGCCTTTTCATCAGCAAGAAATGCAGAAGAGCATTGTACATTATATCTACCAGAATGTGTTGGGTTCCTCTATTGGGACAAAACTCAAGAAA TGTCTCCAGGTGCCTTTTATACGTTCCCTCAACTCATACCGCTTATTCAGAACTGCAAGTCCTTTTGATAGGAGGGTTACATGCTTGGAGTGGCATCCAGCTCATCCCAGCACAGTTGCTGTGGGCTCCAAAGGTGGAGATATCATGCTGTGGGACTACGAAGTGCTCAATAAAACCTGCTTCATAAAAGGG ATGGGAGCTGGAGGGTCCATCACAGGAATGAAGTTTAACCCTTTTAATCCTAGTGAGCTGTATACATCATCAGTTGCTGGAACCACTGTCCTTCAGGATTTTAATGGAAATACAATCCAGGTCTTCACCAGTACTGACGACTGGGA tttCTGGTACTGCAGTGTAGATGTATCTGCAATTTGCCGGACTGTGGTGACAGGTGATAACGTGGGCAATGTTACCCTGCTCAGTATGGGGGGTGAAAAG ATATGGAGCCTAAAACTGCACAAAAGGAAAGTAACCCATGTGGAGTTTAATCCTAGAAGTGATTGGCTTTTGGCTACAGCCTCTGTAGATCAAACTGTCAAAATCTGGGATCTGAGAAACATAAAAGACAAGACAAGTTACCTTCATGCACTTCCTCATGATAAAGCTGTCAATGCAG CTTGTTTTAGCCCAACCAATGGTTCCAAGCTACTGACGACTGACCAGCACAGTGAAATCAGGGTTTATTCCTCTTCTGACTGGTCCAAGCCACAGCATCTGATTCCACATCCCCACCGGCAATTTCAGCATCTCACACCTATCAAG GCAACATGGCATCCTCGTTATGATCTCATTGTAGCTGGTCGTTATCCGGATCCTAAGTTCCCAGGATATACAGCAGATGAGCTGCGAACTGTCGATATATTTGATGGAGACAGTGGGGAAATGGTGTGCCAGTTGTATGATCCCAATGCGTCTGGCATTATTTCG CTCAGTAAGTTTAACCCTATGGGAGACACACTAGCCTCTGGAATGG GTTTTAATATTCTGATCTGGAGCCGGGAGGAAATGGTAACCAGAAAACAGGAGTGTCTCATGCaagccatggcagagcagggaattGGAGGCAGGAGTTTATCTCGGCAAAGAGGACAGAGGCAATCGAACACTGGAACAAGCAGGCTCAAAACTAAACTACTCAGTCTGGATTTtgagggaagcaaaacaaagaGCAAGGAACACCCATTACAGAAGAAACAGAGAGGAAAGAATTTGGAGGACTGA